The DNA window GGTAGCCCTGTCCTTGCTTGAAGCTCCAATATATCCATCTAGGCTTGGTATTCCGTCAGCAAAGGGACTAATCATTTCATGTAAAGAATCTATAATAGGAGTAAATGTTTTGTTGTTTATATAGGACTTTGACGCTAAAAATGTTTCTTTAGTAAATATTTGAGGTATTGATGAAAATTCATCAGCAAAATAGTATCTGCCTTTTCCGCTGTTTGCAATCCATTCGAGTAAGCTAGTATCAGAATCTGCTCCAACCGCAACTGTTGACACTGTTATTCCAGCTTCATTTATACCCTGTATTACACTTTCATAGCCTGTGGATTCTGCCTGACCATCAGTAAGCAATATTATATGCTTCAGCTTTGTATCTGCATCCTTTAATGCCTTATATGCCTCATCTAGTGCAGGAAGTATACTAGTTCCTCCCCCTGCTCTAATAGTTCCTATGCTCGATTTGATCTTTTCCTCATCATCTGTAGGTGATAGCTTAACCACCCATTGTGCCGCTCCATCAAAGGCAATAACTCCTATTTTATCCTTTGGCTTAAGTGAATTCACTGCCTTTATGGCCGCTTCCTTTGCTATCTCCATCTTGCTTATGCCATACTGGCCACTTTCCATACTTCCTGATTTATCAATTACAAGCATAAGGCCTAAGCTAGGAACTTCGCCCTTTACTTTCATTTCCATATCTACAGGGAGTATTTCTTCTAGGGGAGTCTTATAGTATCCTCCAAGAGCAAAACTATTCTCTCCTCCTGACACTACTAAGCCTCCGCCGTAGTCTCTTACATAGCTCTTTAATGAATTTAGAAACTCTGCTTCAATATTTTCAAGAGACACATCACTCATAATTATTGAGCTATAAGGGACTAGTTCAGATAAGCTTCTAGGCACTTCTCTGTCTTTTATATATCTTACATCTATTCCTGAGGCCATAAGCAGTTTATTCAATTCCCTTCCCTGCTGGCTTTCTCCATCTATTAACAGTACTCTTGGTGTTCCCTTTATATCAGTATAGGTAGAATATTCATTGTTCTGAATTACTGTATCATCTACTGACGATATGACAGCCTTATAAGTCTTAAATCCAGAGCCTTGTGCTACATCACTAAATACAAACTTGTTATTTCCCTTTTCAATATTTATTTCCTTTTCTCCAGATAGTTCACTATCTGAATAAAGTCTTAGCTTTCCTTTCGTCTTTACATTGCTACAGATATCTATGATTATGTCAAATTCCTGATTTTCATACAGCCTACTTGGAATGCTTATTCCATTTAACTGGACATCTTCACTTATATCCTTTTCAATATTATATATCTTAAAATCAATATCCTTTTGATTAATAAAAGCTGCTTCTTTAGAACTATCCCCTATATTTTCCTCTCCATCTGTAAGAAGTACTATTCTTTTCATACTATCAGATGGTAATAATGTTTGGGCTATCTTTAACCCCTTTTCAATATTTGAAAGTCCTGTTCCTGGTTTAGTCTGAAACTCTACAGTTTTTATACCTTCTCTAAGGGGCAGCTCTACTTCTCCATTTTGTCCAAAGGTAATAACACCCACCTTGTCTTTCTTAGTAGAATTCTTTAAGGCTTCCTCTATAAAGCTTATAAATCCTTCTTGTGAAT is part of the Proteiniborus sp. MB09-C3 genome and encodes:
- a CDS encoding VWA domain-containing protein, producing the protein MAINFSTPLALLLIPLMLAFFYYFRNALKSMNKEKSRTILAIRSTIAILLILALAGMNIKTYVDTTATIFAVDLSDSTRNSQEGFISFIEEALKNSTKKDKVGVITFGQNGEVELPLREGIKTVEFQTKPGTGLSNIEKGLKIAQTLLPSDSMKRIVLLTDGEENIGDSSKEAAFINQKDIDFKIYNIEKDISEDVQLNGISIPSRLYENQEFDIIIDICSNVKTKGKLRLYSDSELSGEKEINIEKGNNKFVFSDVAQGSGFKTYKAVISSVDDTVIQNNEYSTYTDIKGTPRVLLIDGESQQGRELNKLLMASGIDVRYIKDREVPRSLSELVPYSSIIMSDVSLENIEAEFLNSLKSYVRDYGGGLVVSGGENSFALGGYYKTPLEEILPVDMEMKVKGEVPSLGLMLVIDKSGSMESGQYGISKMEIAKEAAIKAVNSLKPKDKIGVIAFDGAAQWVVKLSPTDDEEKIKSSIGTIRAGGGTSILPALDEAYKALKDADTKLKHIILLTDGQAESTGYESVIQGINEAGITVSTVAVGADSDTSLLEWIANSGKGRYYFADEFSSIPQIFTKETFLASKSYINNKTFTPIIDSLHEMISPFADGIPSLDGYIGASSKDRATTILTSDVGDPILAEWQYGLGRTVAWTSDLNGGWSSDYLNTQQGTDFINNMIEWTFPRASSEKIAFESISNGDEEEIIVTDIGDFNEGVSTKATIITPNLESFDLELSPSKPGEYRGAFPVSDKGVYIVKINQYKDDEIVNTSNYAVTSNYSKEYDITATSNRLELLKNKSGGKFITNPSEVFTDDLNRVFGSRELYPIFLSIALLLFIFDIAIRRLNLGNIKLRREKDNANVITSKAKVQNIKVIGEKAGSKKRNTFNKSDLDIMTGLEKKEKQEAKEGKVTEKTVDQGLDMSRLLKAKDKKRK